The window CCGACGCCCAGCTGGCCGCCGGACGCGACGGGGCCGAGCTCTACGGGCTCTCCCTCTACGTCATGGTCGGCGTCATGGCCGTGGGCTTCCTCGCGAACATGCTGGTCCGGCCCCTGCCCGAGCGGGTCCACCAGCGCGACCGCGAACGCGTCGCCGGGCGGAGCTGAGCCCGGATCCGGGGGCGGGGCCGCGACGGGCCCCGCCCCCCGAAACCCCACACACGCCTCACCGGTCACCGATGAAGGGCCACACATGTCAGGCAACCGGACCACCAACGCCTCCGCCGTCACCGCGATCCTGCTGTGGGTGATCGTGCTCGCCGCCCTGGCCTACGGGGTGGCGCAGACCGCGGTGGACGCCGCGGCGCTCTTCGCCTCCTGAGGGCCGACGCCGCCCGCCCGTTCCCACCAGGCGGTACACCGCCGCATCGGCGCGCCCGCCGCCCCGCCCCAGGGGGAAGCGCTGGGCGCGCCGAGGACAACCCGCTCGACCACGGGCCATCCCCCGCCGCCGGGGCTCGGGGGATCCGCCGGTCCTCGGCGGCCTGCGCCGTTACCTCGACGGCCCCGGAAGGGCCTTCCGGAGAGGCCCCGAACGGGCGACCCGCCTCAGGCCCCGCCCGCGCTCTCGCCCTTGGCCCAAGCGGTGACCAGCCTCTGGGCGTCGGGTCGGCGCGGCATGGCCACGATGAGCAGGTCGTTCTCGCGGATCCGGGTGTGCGCCGAGGGCACCAGCACCCGCTTGCCCCGCAGGATCGTGGTGACCAGGCCGTGCGGCGGTTCCAGTTCCCCGAGCCGCCTGCCCACGATGTGGAGCCCCGGCGCCGCGCGCACCTCGATCAGCTCGGTGCCCAGGTCGCTGATGGGCACGTCCGCCACCACGGGTTCGAGCGAGTGCCCGCCCCGGGTCAGCCCCAGCAGGCCCGCGGCGGTGCGGATGCTGGTGCCCTGCACCGCCGCGGAGACCAGCACGACGAAGAAGACGATGTCGAAGACCAGGGCGCCGTCGGGGTACCCGGCCACGAAGGGGAACGTGGCCAGCACGATCGGCACGGCCCCGCGCAGCCCCACCCAGCTGACGAAGGCGATCTCCCGCCACGTGTAGTCGAACCACACCAGGCACAGAGCCACCGTCACCGGTCGGGCCACCAGCACCAGGACGGCGCTGACGGCCAGCCCCGAGAGCGCCACCCCCGGCAGGTCGGAGGGGAAGACCAGCATCCCCAGCAGCAGGAACAGCCCCACCTCGGCGGTGCTGGAAAGCCCCTCGTGGAAGGTCCGGATGCCCCGCCGGCGCAGGGGAGCGCGGGCGCCCACGACCAGCCCGGTGACGTAGACCGCCAGGAAGCCCGAGGCGCCCGCCAGCGCCGCGGCGCCGTAGGAGACCCCGGCCACGCCCAGCGCCAGCACCGGGTAGACCCCCGCCGGTCCCAGGTTGATCCGGGTCAGCAGCCAGCTTCCGGCCAGCCCCGCCACGGCGCCCACGGCCAGGCCCCCGACCAGCTGCATGAGGGCGAACAGCGCCCACTCGGCCGACGACGGCGTGTCCCGCCAGGTGGCGATGAGTCCGATGGTGAGCAGGATGGCGATCGGGTCGTTGGCGCCGGACTCCACCTCCAGCAGGGAGGCGACCTTGCGGGGCAGCGGGGCCCTCCGTAGCATGGCGAACACCGCCGCGGCGTCGGTGGGGGCCACGACCGCGCCGATGAGCAGGGCGGTCAGGGGGCGCACGTCCAGCAGCAGGTACGTGCCCGCCGCCAGGATCAGCGCCGTGCCCGCCACCGCCACCGTGGCCAGCGCGAACCCGGGCGCGGCGGCGCGCCGCAGGTCCCCGGGCTTGGTCGTCAGGCCGCCCTCGAAGAGGATGAGGATCAGTCCGACGGTCCCGCCGATCTGGGCGATCTCGGGGTTGTCCAGGCGGATCAGCCCGAGCCCGTCGTCGGCGATGAACATGCCCAGCGCCAGGAACAGCAGCAGGCCGGGCAGCCGGATGCGGTTGGCGAAGCCCGAGGCCAGGATCGCCGCCACCAGCAGGAGCCCGGCCGCCAGGATCCACCCGTCGGCGGGCAGGTGCACTGTCATGGTCCCCCCGTCGTCGGCTCCGGGACGCGGTGGAGGGGGGAGTGCCGATGGCCGCCGGTGGTGAGGACGGCACCGCACGGGCCCCCGCCCGCTCCATCACCCGGTTCCTGGTGCCCCTGGACGGCACCGCCGGTGCGGCGGCCGCCCTGGGCCCCGCGCTGCGCGCCGCCCGCGTCCTGCGGGTCCCCCTGGAACTGCTGACCGTGCGCGACCGCGTGAACCGCGCGTGGGCCGAGGACGTCGACGCGGTCGCCGCGGGCCTGGACTACGACCGCGTCGAGGTGTCCATGGTCGGCTCCGGCTGGCCGGGGGACGTGATCGTCGACGCGGTCGCCGAGCAGCCCGGAACGGTCGTGTGCATGGCCACCCACGACCGGGACCGGTTCTCACGCCTGGTGGCGGGCAGCGTCACCGGACACGTGTTGCGCCAGGCCGCAGCCCCGGTGCTCATGATAGGTCCCGGATACCTGTGTGACGAGGGAGGCGGGGCCGGTGGCCGCGCCCTCGTGTGCCTGGACGGCGGTTCCCGCGACGCCGACACCCTCGCCCTGGGACAGGGGTGGGCCCGCCAGCTCGGACTGGAGGTGGAGCTGGTGCACGTGGCCTCGCCCGGCGGGGCGGCCGTGGCCGAGGCGCGGCTGTCGGGGGCCGCGCGGAGGCTGGAGGCGGACGGCCTGGCGGTGCGGACGACCGTGCTGACCGGCGCCGACCCGGCGGGCGACATCACCGGGCTGCTCCACCGCCGCCCCGGCGCCCTGGCGGTGCTCGCCAGCCGCGCCCGGGCGGGGATTCCCAAACTCGTCCTGGGCAGCGTCAGCTCGCGGATCCTCGCGGTCAGCCCCCGCCCCGTCCTCCTCACGCGCTCCTCCTGAGACGGGCACCCGGCGGGCTGGCCGGAAGCGTTACCGGTGTTCCCCGAGGGGTCCTGGCCCCGGTGGTCTCGTACCCGTGGCTGGTCCCGGCCGCCCGACCCCGCCGCGAGGTGCGAGGTCGCGGTGTGTCAGTCCGCGGCCAGAGTCTGGCGGTAGTGCGCGATGAGCGCCTCGTCGGGACCGGCCTGCGTCCGCTCCGCGCGTCCGTCCAGCACGGCGGCGAGCGCGCGCAGGCACAGGTCCCACCCGGCCGCGGTGTTGGCCGTCCAGGCCGGGTCGGCGACGGTGTTGGACAGGCGCAGCACGCACCCGTCGCCGTCCTCCTCCAGGGTCCAGCGCAGGTCCTCGCCGTCCCAGTGGAAGGCCAGGACGTGCGGCGGCGCGAACTCGGTGATCGGCGCGGTCTCCGGTTCCTCTCCGGGGAAGGTGAACGTGAGCGCGCCGCCCTCGCGCGCGTCGATCGCCACCCGGCAGGGGAACCACCGGCTGAGCGCCTCGTCGGTGGTCAGCGCGGCCCAGACGGTCGGCAGCGGGTGCGGGTAGCGGCGGGTGAAGCGCAGTACGGGTGCGCCCGGCGTGCTCGTGTCGACGCGGACCTCGGTGCTCATGGCTGCCGCCCCTCCTGTGGATGCGTGGAGTCCAGGTAGTCGCCCAGTTCGTCCAGCCGGTCCGTCCAGAACGCCCGGTAGGGGCGCAGCCAGTCGTCCAGGTCGCGCAGCGCCTCGGCCCGCAGGCGGTAGCGCCGCCCCTGCCGCTCGGCGGTCTCGGAGACCAGTCCGGCGGTGCGCAGCACGCGCAGGTGCTTGGAGACGTTGGGCTGGCTCATGCCCAGTCCGGCGACCAGCTCCTTGACGAGCAGGCCCTCGCCGCGGCGCAGCGCGTCCAGGATGCGGCGCCTGCTGGGCTCGGCCAGGACGGCGAACAGATCGGGCATACACCGAGTATGCCTATACGGTTATATAACTGTCAAGACATAAAGGGCGGGGTGCGTGCTCCAGGTGGTGGCGGATGTCCAGGTCCCCCGCCCGCTCCCCGGCGGGGCGGTCTCCGGGGAGCGGGCGGGGGCGGCCCGGGGGAGCCCTCAGCGCAGGGCGCCGACCTCGGAGTCCGTCGCCAGGTCCGCGTACCCGGCCGTCCAGCCCTCCGCCCCCAGCCGCCTCAGCAGCGGCCCGGCGGCGGTGGCCGGTGCCGCGAACTCCGCCGTCAGGGTGTCCTGGTCCCAGGAGGCGGACACGTCGTCGGCGGTGACGCCGGACTCGTCCAGCACCGCCAGCAGCCGTGCCAGCTCTCCGGGGGCCTCCTCCACCGCCACCCGCAGACGCGCCCCGCCCGGCGGCTGCTCGCGGAGCAGTCCCAGGCCCTGGGAACCCCGGTCCAGCAGGTCGCGCACCCGGCCCGTCTCGCGCGCGCCCTGCCCCGGACCGGAGCGGGAGAGCACGTCCAGGGAGGCCAGCACCAGTGACAGGTCCTCGTGCAGGTCGCGCAGCACCCCGACCAGCGGCCCGGAGTTGGCGCGCAGGATGTCGGTCCACAGCCGGGGGTCGCCGCCCGCGACGCGGGTGGTGTCGCGCAACCCCTGCCCGGCCAGGCGGAAGGCCTCCTCGGCCCCGCCGCGCAACCGCGCCGCCATGAGGCTCGCCACCACGTGCGGTGCGTGCGAGGTCAGCGCCACCGCGTCGTCGTGGGCCTGGCTGTCCATCATCACCGGGACCGCGCCGCACAGGCAGATCATCTCCAGCGCCCGGTTGAGCACTGGTCGCGCGGTGGCCGCCGTCGGTGTGAGAACCCAGGTGCGGCCCTCGAACAGGTCCGCGCGGGCCGCGAGGGGACCCGCCCGCTCCCGGCCGGCCAGGGGGTGGCCGCCGATGAACGTCGCCGGGTCCGCGATGGCGCTCAGCACGTCCCGGCCGGGCGCGGACTTCACGCTGGCCACGTCCGTGTAGGCCCGGGCCAGGCCGCGCAGCTGCTGCTCGGCCAGGACGGCGCCGACCATGCTGGGCGGCACCGCGATCACGGCCAGGTCCACCGCCTCGGCCGGGGCGCCGACCGTTCCGGCGCCCAGCGCGGCGGCGGTGCGGGCCGCGGCGGGGTCCCGGTCCATCAGGTGGACGGCGACCCCGTGCCGTCCCGCGGCCAGCGCCACGGACGTTCCGATGAGTCCCGTGCCGACCACCGCCATGGTGCGGATCACTGCGCACCGCCCTCCAGGTCCTCGCGCAGGCACGCGGCTCCGCCCAGGTAGACGTGCTGGACGTCCGCGCGGGCCAGGCCGCTGCGCGCGTGCACCATCAGGCGCACCGTCCGGGGCAGCGCCCCGGACACGTCCAGCTCCCGCGCGCACATCAGGGGCACGTCCAGCAGCCCCAGCTCGCGCGCCGCCTCCGCCGGGAAGGCGCTCACCAGGTCCGAGGTGGAGGTGAACAGGATGCTCACCAGGTCCTCGCTGCCGATGCCGTTGGCGTCCAGGACCTTGGTGAGCAGCTCGCGGACCCCCGCGAGCAGGTGCTCCCTCTCGTCGCGGTCCAGCTGCACCGCTCCGCGTACCGCGCACACGTTCATCGGCGCGCCTCCTTCGCCCGGCGGGCCTCTCCCAGCACTTCGGCGACCAGGAAGGCCAGGTCCAGGGACTGGCTGCGGTTCAGGCGCGGGTCGCAGGCGGTCTCGTACCGGCGCCGCAGGTCGTCCACGCCGATGCGGCTCCCGCCGCCCACGCACTCGGTCACGTCGTCGCCGGTCAGCTCCACGTGGATGCCGCCGGGGTGGGTGCCCAGGGCGTGGTGGACCTCGAAGAAGCCCCGCACCTCGTCCAGGACGTCGTCGAAGCGCCGGGTCTTGTGCCCGCTGCCGGCGGTGAAGGTGTTGCCGTGCATGGGGTCGCACACCCACGCGACCCGCGCACCGGACGCCGTGACCTTCTCCACCAGCGCGGGAAGCCGGTCGCGGACGCGCCCGGCGCCCATCCTCGTGATGAGGGTCAGCCGTCCGGGCTCGCGGTCGGGGTCGAGCTTGTCCACCAGCGCCAGCACATCGTCGGGTTCGGCGCCCGGGCCGAGCTTGACCCCGACCGGGTTGCGTATGCGCGAGGCGAACTCCACGTGCGCCCCGTCCAACCGCCGCGTGCGCTCGCCGATCCAGACCATGTGCCCGGACACGGCGTAGAGTCCGCCGGTACGCGAGTCCACGCGGGTCAGCGCCGTCTCGTAGTCCAGCAGCAGGGCCTCGTGGGAGGAGTAGAACTCGGTGGTGCGCACCGCCTCGGCGTCGGTGACCCCGCACGCCCGCATGAACGCCAGCGCGTTGTCGATCTCGCGGGCCAGGCGCTCGTAGCGCCGACCGGCGGGGGAGTCGCGGACGAAGTCGCGGTTCCAGGCGTGCACCTGGGACAGGTCGGCGTAGCCGCCGGTGGTGAAGGCGCGCACCAGGTTCAGGGTCGCCGCGGAGGCGTGGTAGGCGCGCTTGAGCCGCTCGGGGTCGGGGCGCCGGTCGCGGGCGGTGAACGCGCGTCCGTTGACGGCGTCGCCGCGGTAGGAGGGCAGGCTCACCCCGTCACGGGTCTCGGTGGGGCTGGAACGCGGCTTGCCGTACTGCCCGGCGATGCGGCCCACCTTCACCACGGGGACGGAGCCCGCGTAGGTGAGCACGGCGCCCATCTGGAAGAGCGTCTTGAGCTTGTTCCTGATCTGGTCGGCGGAGACGCCGTCGAGGGCCTCGGCGCAGTCGCCCCCCTGGAGGAGGAACTCCTCTCCGCGCGCCACGGCGCCCAGGCGGGCCCTGAGCTGGTCGCACTCGCCCGCGAAGACCAGCGGCGGGTAGGAGGCCAGGTCGGTGAGCGCGTCGGAGAGGGCTTCGGGGTCGGGCCAGTCGGGCTGCTGTTCGGCGGGTAGGGAACGCCAGTCGTCCACGGTGGTCGTGCTCTGCTCGGGGTTCATGGTGGCCATGCCTCACAAGGGGGTGGTGGAGAGGGGCGGCACGGGGCGGTGGCGGGGCTCGGCGGGGACGGGGCCGAGGAGGCGCGGGCGGTCCGGTGGCGGTGGTGGGGCGGGGGGAGGAAAGAAGGGGGTGCCGCCCCGGGTCCGGGAGGCGGCACCCGGTCCGTGTCAGGCTCCCGTGGGGTGGGCGGCCCGGTCCTCCTCGACCGGCCGCGGCGCGGCCGGGGGCGGCACGTACAGGTCGGTGGCCTCGTGGCCCACCCTGCGCGCGGTCAGGGCCGCGGGCACCATGGCCAGCAGCGCGAGCAGGGCCAGGCCGACGCCGACCCACAGCGGTGCGCGCAGGCCGAAGGCGTCGATGCCCATGCCGCCGACCCAGGAGCCGACGACCACGCCCATGGTGATGAACGAGGAGTGCACGGTGTTGACCAGGGCGCGCGGGTTCCCGGCGCGCTGGACGCGGGTGATCATCGCGGGGTTCAGCGTGATGCCCACCAGGCCGATGCCCGCCATCGCCAGCAGGGCGGGGACCGGCAGGTCCGCGAAGAGGGCGAAGACGCCCAGGAAGACCGTGTTGAGCGCCAGACCGGCCACGATGACGGTCACGGTGTGGGACATGGCCAGGCGGCCGACCACGATGTTGCCGATGACCGTCGCCCCGCCGTAGCCCAGGAGCAGCAGCGGCACGATGTCGCGGGAGAACCCGGTGACCTCGGTGAGGATCGGCGTGAAGTAGGAGAACGCCGCGAAGGTGGCGCCGATGATGAGCGTGGAGGTGGCCATGATCGTCCACAGGCGCGGGCGGCGGAACACCTCCAGCTCGGAGCGCAGGGCCCCGGCCTCCTCGGCCTTCTCCAGGCGCGGCAGCGCGAGCATGGTGGCCACGGCCACGACCACGGTCAGCACGCCGACGGCGGCGAAGGCGGCGCGCCAGCCGAACTGGCCGCCGATGAGCGTGGACAGCGGCAGGCCGAGCAGGGTGCCCACCATGAGGCCCTGGAGGGCCACACCGGTGGCGCGCCCGCGCAGGTGCGGCGCGGTGACCTGCGCGACCGCCGACAGGGCGACGCCGAAGAAGGCTCCGGCTGCCGCTCCGGTGATCACGCGGGCCACGAGCATGGGCCAGTAGGAGGTGGAGAGGGCGGCCAGCGCGTTGCCGACGAAGAAGATGGCGAAGAGCACCATCAGGGCGTGGTTCGTGCGCAGCCGGAGCACCGACAGGGTCGCCAGCGGCCCGCCGAGCGCCATCGCCAGTGCGAACGCGGTGATGAGGTAGCCGATCTGCGGGATGGTGGCCCCCAGGTCCTCGGACATCTGCGGCATGAGTCCACCGACGAGCAGCTCGCTGGTGACCATGGCGAAGATGCCGAGCGCCATGAGGTAGACGGACTTGGGCATCGGAGCTTCCTTTGAGTTTTGAATTGATCAGACCAAAACTAGGGCGCACGGGGAGACGCACGCGGGCACGCGGCCGCGCCGACGCGGGTCAGGGAGTCAGCGCGGTCGTGCTGGTCGGGGGCGTTGGTCGGTCGGTCCCGGGATCAGGGCCTGAGTGCCTCGATCCCGGTGGAGGCGATGCCCTCCAGCGCCGTTCTCCCGGCGCCCGACTGGGCCGCGACCCTCATCCCTGAGATGAGGGAGGTCACGTACCAGGCCAGGTCGCCGGGGTCCCGGTCGGCGGCGATCGAACCGTCGAGCTGGCCGTCCATGACGGTCAGGCGCAGTGAGGACAGGCGCTTGTGCAGGTCCGCCTCCACCACCTGGGCGATACCCGGGTTGCGCGAGGCCACCGCGGTGATGGTGTTGACGGTGAAGCATCCCGACCCGCGGCCGTTCTCCCGGTTGTCGGTCTCGTCCTCCACGATCACGGTCAGCAGCGAACCGATCCGGTCCAGCCCGCTGCCCTTGGTGGAGTCCAGCACGGACCCCTGACGCGCGGTCATGGTGGTGACGTAGTAGGAGAGCGCCCGTCGGAACAGGTGCTCCTTGGAGTGGAAGGTGTTGTAGAGGCTGCTGCGGGTCAGTCCGGTCGCCTGGCACAGGTCGGCCGTGGAGGTCCCGTCGAACCCCTTGGCCCAGAACTCGCGACAGGCCGCCCGGACCACCTGCTCCTCGTCGAACTGGCGTGGTCTCCCCATGATCCAGACGGTACCACTTTATGGATGGAACGTCACAAAAAATCGGGGATCCGTGAGAGGCGTGCGGGCCGCCGGCGGTCCCGGCGGCCCGCGCCCGGTCAGGCGTTGCGACCACCGTCCACACCCAGCCGGGCGCCCGTGGTGAACCCCGCAGACGGGGAGACCAGGTAGGCGACCGCATCGGCGACCTCCTCCGGCGTCGCGAACCTGCCCAGCGGCGACGCCTCCTTCTGGGGCGCGGAGTTGGGTCCGTCCTGCGGGTTCATGTCGGTGTCGGTGGCGCCCGGGGCCACCTCGTTCACCGTGATCCCGCGCGGCCCGAGGTCACGGGCCAGCGCCTTGGTCATACCGGTGATCGCGGCCTTGGAGGTGGCGTAGACCGTGTATCCGGCGCCCGGGACGCGCTCGCCCACACAGGAGCCGAGGTTGACGATCCGGCCGCCCTCGCCCAGGTGGCGCGCCGCCGCGCGGGAGGCCAGCAGGGGGCCGCGCACGTTGACGTCGAGCACGCGACCGGCGACCGCCGGGTCCAGGTCGTCGATCACGGCGGAGGAGGGGTCCAGTATCCCCGCGTTGTTGACCAGGATGTCCAGGCCGCCCAGCAGTTCGGCGGCCTCGTCCACGACCCGCTCCGCGTCCCGGGCGTCGCCCGTGTCGGCCTGCACGATCACCGCCTTGCCGCCGGTCCGCTCGGCGATGGCCGCGGCGGTGGCCGCGGCCGACTCGGCGTCGGAGTGGTAGCTGATCGCCACCGCCGCCCCGTCGCGGGCCAGACGCAGGGCGATGGCCGCCCCGATCCCGCGGCCTCCGCCGGTCACCAGTGCCCGCCTGCCATCGAGGACGCCGCTCATACCCTGCTCTCCCGCTCCGTGCCGGTGTGGTGGGTGAGGTCGGCGCGCGTGTCGGCGGCCTCCCCCCGTGTGAACTGGATCTGGATGGACCCGTACTTCTCGCCGACGTCGTTGATCCTGCCGTCGTCGGCCGGGTCGCGGGGCGGCGCCGGGCGCGCGGCCACGACCGGGGAGCCCGCCTCCAGGAAGAAGCGCTCGTAGCCCCCGGGGGTGAAGATCAGTAGCTGGCGAGCCGGGTGCGTGCCGGTGTTGCGGAACCCGTGGACGGTCCCGTGCGGGATGAACACGTAGTCCCCGGCCCGGGCACGGAAGGTGCGCTCACCGGCGTAGATCTCCAGCTCCCCGTCCAGGACGTAGAACGCCTCGTCCTCGACGTCGTGCGTGTGCAGCGGCGGCCCGCCCCCCGGCGGGACGGACGCCTCGATGAGCGTCATCGCGCCCCGCGACTCGTCCCCCGAGGCCTTGACCGTGTACACGTCGCCGTTGAGCCACACGGTCGTGCCCTCGCCGCGGGCGCGGAACACGACCCCCGGCTCGGGCGCGGGCGTGGTGAGCAGTTCCTCGGGCACGCTCATACCGGGGCCCCCTTGCGCTCCGGGGCTGCGGAGGCGGACAGCACCCGCCCGTCGCTGAGCACCCTTCCGGCCTGGGCGGGCGTCTCCTGCCCGTCCTGGTCGATGGTGAGCACGCGCAGCCAGGCGTCCCGGCAGCCCACGAACACCCCCTCGGGGGAGGTGCGCACCAGGCCGGGCACCGGAGGCCCGTCCGGGACGGGGCCGCCGCCGGTGACGGAGAGGATGGTGACCGTCTCGCCCTCGGGGGTCTGGGCGAACGCGCCCGGGTGCCGGTAGCCGGCGCGTACGTGGCAGGAGACCTTGTGCGCGGTGTAGGTGAAGTCCAGCCGGTACTGGTCGGCGCCCGGCCGGGTGAAGTAGGTCCGCTCCGAGGGGTCCTGCGGTACGCGGGTCAGCGTCCGCCGGGCCAGGCTCGGGATCAGGTCGAGCAGCATCAGGACGTTGGCCCGCTCCTGGATGGTGCGCAGCTCCAGGGCGGTCTCCCGGCCGGTCAGCGGGGTGGCGTGCTGGGCGAGGATGGCCCCGGTGTCCAGTCCCTCGGCCATCTCGATCGCGGTCACCGCGCCCTCGGTCTCGCCGTTGCGCACCATCCAGTAGAAGGGCGCCAGACCGGCGTAGCGGGGCAGCGGGCTGGGGTGGAAGTTGACCGAGGTGACGCGGGGGACCGACAGCAGGTCGGCCTTGAGCACCTGCTGGAAGTTGCCCACGATCAGGTAGTCGGGGGCCATCGCCCGCAGCGCCTCCACCGTGTCGGGGGAGTTCACGCTCCTGGGGCGCAGGACCGGGACGCCGAGGCGCTCGGCCCGGCCCTCCAGGTCCACCTGCTGGTCGTCGCTGACGAAGTAGTCGCACACCTTGCCCGGGGGACTGGTCACGACGGCGGCGAGGTCGATCAGGGGGTGGTGGTGGAGCATGTCGAGGAAGGGGGAACCGAGTTTGGAGTTGACCTCGGATAAGAGGACGACGCGTGCGGTCTCGGGCATCACTGCTCCTTGTGCGTGGGGGATGGTCCGTGGCGCGGGGCGGGGTCTCACAGGAAGGGCGAGGTCGACTCGCCGCCCAGCAGGATGTTCCCGGTGAGCTGGAGGATGGAGTCCTGGGCCACGGCGTGCTGGCACATGGTGTTGGCGTCGCGCAGCCAGCGGTCCATCGGGGACCGGTCGCGGTAGACCGACGCGCCGCCCACCAGGTCGAACAGCCGGTGCACGATCGAGCGCGCCGTGCGGAAGGCGTGGTATCGGGCCAGCGCGGTCTCCGCGCGGGCGTCGACGTCGCGCTCGCTTCCCAGCTCCAGGGCCTCCCACTGGCGTTCCAGGGTGGAGTACACGGACGCGCGGGCGGCGGTCAGCTCCATCTCCATCTGGGCCACGGCCTGCTGCACGCGGTGGTCCGCGGGCCAGGGGAGGCCGGTCTCGCGGTCGACGCGGCCCGGCGCCAGGCCGCGCACGTGGTCCAGGGCGGCACGGGCCAGGCCCAGTGGTACGCCGGACATCTTGCGCAGGATCGCGTCGGGGGCGTCGTGCAGCGGTCCGGTGCGCACCGGACGGTTGAAGGCGAAGGTGCGTTCCTCGGGCACGAACAGCTCCTCGACCGTGTAGTCCAGCGACCCCGAGCCGGCCAGGCCCGTGGTGTGCCAGGTGTCGACGATCTCGTACTCGTCGGGCGAGGCCAGCGCGATCCGCCACTCGGGCTTGCCGGTGCGGGGGTCGATGACGGGCTCGCCCTCGTCGTCGCGCACGGTGCACCCGGCGGCGAGCACGTCGCAGTGGGTGATCCCCGAGCCGAACCGCCACCGGCCCGAGACGAGGTAGCCGCCCTCGACCCGGCGCGCGTTGCCCTGCGGGAAGATCCAGCCGGACTGGGCCAGGTCCAGGGACGGGTAGACCCGCCGGGCCGTGTCCTGGTCGATGAAGCCC is drawn from Nocardiopsis dassonvillei subsp. dassonvillei DSM 43111 and contains these coding sequences:
- a CDS encoding MFS transporter; amino-acid sequence: MPKSVYLMALGIFAMVTSELLVGGLMPQMSEDLGATIPQIGYLITAFALAMALGGPLATLSVLRLRTNHALMVLFAIFFVGNALAALSTSYWPMLVARVITGAAAGAFFGVALSAVAQVTAPHLRGRATGVALQGLMVGTLLGLPLSTLIGGQFGWRAAFAAVGVLTVVVAVATMLALPRLEKAEEAGALRSELEVFRRPRLWTIMATSTLIIGATFAAFSYFTPILTEVTGFSRDIVPLLLLGYGGATVIGNIVVGRLAMSHTVTVIVAGLALNTVFLGVFALFADLPVPALLAMAGIGLVGITLNPAMITRVQRAGNPRALVNTVHSSFITMGVVVGSWVGGMGIDAFGLRAPLWVGVGLALLALLAMVPAALTARRVGHEATDLYVPPPAAPRPVEEDRAAHPTGA
- a CDS encoding prephenate dehydrogenase — protein: MIRTMAVVGTGLIGTSVALAAGRHGVAVHLMDRDPAAARTAAALGAGTVGAPAEAVDLAVIAVPPSMVGAVLAEQQLRGLARAYTDVASVKSAPGRDVLSAIADPATFIGGHPLAGRERAGPLAARADLFEGRTWVLTPTAATARPVLNRALEMICLCGAVPVMMDSQAHDDAVALTSHAPHVVASLMAARLRGGAEEAFRLAGQGLRDTTRVAGGDPRLWTDILRANSGPLVGVLRDLHEDLSLVLASLDVLSRSGPGQGARETGRVRDLLDRGSQGLGLLREQPPGGARLRVAVEEAPGELARLLAVLDESGVTADDVSASWDQDTLTAEFAAPATAAGPLLRRLGAEGWTAGYADLATDSEVGALR
- a CDS encoding MFS transporter small subunit, with the translated sequence MSGNRTTNASAVTAILLWVIVLAALAYGVAQTAVDAAALFAS
- a CDS encoding class II 3-deoxy-7-phosphoheptulonate synthase, producing MATMNPEQSTTTVDDWRSLPAEQQPDWPDPEALSDALTDLASYPPLVFAGECDQLRARLGAVARGEEFLLQGGDCAEALDGVSADQIRNKLKTLFQMGAVLTYAGSVPVVKVGRIAGQYGKPRSSPTETRDGVSLPSYRGDAVNGRAFTARDRRPDPERLKRAYHASAATLNLVRAFTTGGYADLSQVHAWNRDFVRDSPAGRRYERLAREIDNALAFMRACGVTDAEAVRTTEFYSSHEALLLDYETALTRVDSRTGGLYAVSGHMVWIGERTRRLDGAHVEFASRIRNPVGVKLGPGAEPDDVLALVDKLDPDREPGRLTLITRMGAGRVRDRLPALVEKVTASGARVAWVCDPMHGNTFTAGSGHKTRRFDDVLDEVRGFFEVHHALGTHPGGIHVELTGDDVTECVGGGSRIGVDDLRRRYETACDPRLNRSQSLDLAFLVAEVLGEARRAKEARR
- a CDS encoding potassium/proton antiporter, coding for MTVHLPADGWILAAGLLLVAAILASGFANRIRLPGLLLFLALGMFIADDGLGLIRLDNPEIAQIGGTVGLILILFEGGLTTKPGDLRRAAAPGFALATVAVAGTALILAAGTYLLLDVRPLTALLIGAVVAPTDAAAVFAMLRRAPLPRKVASLLEVESGANDPIAILLTIGLIATWRDTPSSAEWALFALMQLVGGLAVGAVAGLAGSWLLTRINLGPAGVYPVLALGVAGVSYGAAALAGASGFLAVYVTGLVVGARAPLRRRGIRTFHEGLSSTAEVGLFLLLGMLVFPSDLPGVALSGLAVSAVLVLVARPVTVALCLVWFDYTWREIAFVSWVGLRGAVPIVLATFPFVAGYPDGALVFDIVFFVVLVSAAVQGTSIRTAAGLLGLTRGGHSLEPVVADVPISDLGTELIEVRAAPGLHIVGRRLGELEPPHGLVTTILRGKRVLVPSAHTRIRENDLLIVAMPRRPDAQRLVTAWAKGESAGGA
- a CDS encoding universal stress protein translates to MAAGGEDGTARAPARSITRFLVPLDGTAGAAAALGPALRAARVLRVPLELLTVRDRVNRAWAEDVDAVAAGLDYDRVEVSMVGSGWPGDVIVDAVAEQPGTVVCMATHDRDRFSRLVAGSVTGHVLRQAAAPVLMIGPGYLCDEGGGAGGRALVCLDGGSRDADTLALGQGWARQLGLEVELVHVASPGGAAVAEARLSGAARRLEADGLAVRTTVLTGADPAGDITGLLHRRPGALAVLASRARAGIPKLVLGSVSSRILAVSPRPVLLTRSS
- a CDS encoding ArsR/SmtB family transcription factor — its product is MPDLFAVLAEPSRRRILDALRRGEGLLVKELVAGLGMSQPNVSKHLRVLRTAGLVSETAERQGRRYRLRAEALRDLDDWLRPYRAFWTDRLDELGDYLDSTHPQEGRQP
- a CDS encoding SDR family oxidoreductase gives rise to the protein MSGVLDGRRALVTGGGRGIGAAIALRLARDGAAVAISYHSDAESAAATAAAIAERTGGKAVIVQADTGDARDAERVVDEAAELLGGLDILVNNAGILDPSSAVIDDLDPAVAGRVLDVNVRGPLLASRAAARHLGEGGRIVNLGSCVGERVPGAGYTVYATSKAAITGMTKALARDLGPRGITVNEVAPGATDTDMNPQDGPNSAPQKEASPLGRFATPEEVADAVAYLVSPSAGFTTGARLGVDGGRNA
- a CDS encoding SRPBCC family protein; this translates as MSTEVRVDTSTPGAPVLRFTRRYPHPLPTVWAALTTDEALSRWFPCRVAIDAREGGALTFTFPGEEPETAPITEFAPPHVLAFHWDGEDLRWTLEEDGDGCVLRLSNTVADPAWTANTAAGWDLCLRALAAVLDGRAERTQAGPDEALIAHYRQTLAAD
- the aroH gene encoding chorismate mutase, whose translation is MNVCAVRGAVQLDRDEREHLLAGVRELLTKVLDANGIGSEDLVSILFTSTSDLVSAFPAEAARELGLLDVPLMCARELDVSGALPRTVRLMVHARSGLARADVQHVYLGGAACLREDLEGGAQ
- a CDS encoding TetR/AcrR family transcriptional regulator; translated protein: MGRPRQFDEEQVVRAACREFWAKGFDGTSTADLCQATGLTRSSLYNTFHSKEHLFRRALSYYVTTMTARQGSVLDSTKGSGLDRIGSLLTVIVEDETDNRENGRGSGCFTVNTITAVASRNPGIAQVVEADLHKRLSSLRLTVMDGQLDGSIAADRDPGDLAWYVTSLISGMRVAAQSGAGRTALEGIASTGIEALRP